A region from the Paraurantiacibacter namhicola genome encodes:
- a CDS encoding peptidoglycan D,D-transpeptidase FtsI family protein, whose product MTAFVHSGSFASPRVRLVDDRRRFLLTAQMRALLVGGVFVLLALAALLRLAWLGVVQPAPATYSLQSQLLPPRGEITDRNGVPLARAFPAYALWFNPDALEGDGTPLVKDPAQVAAELQAIFPDMNLEATTRQLASGKRGYLRRRVLPEDANKVYTIGELALELPQETDRHYPQGPLAAHVLGYVGSDGQGHVGMESYFQDQLSNPAVHGASMPLSIDTRVQGALEDELHRGMLAVDAVGAAGIVLDVDTGEVLALASLPSFDPNRIDAAGQANMFNRVTNQVYELGSTFKPLSVAAAIDAGKVTNLGKRYQANRPLKIGGHQINDSHVIGASLNVPESLIHSSNIVTAQIADAMGPDVLKRYMEELGFAERPYIELPARGFPLWRDGKWPRITGMTVSYGHGIAVTPLHLASAYAAMVNGGIWRPATMVKVEPGTAPRGRRVFKASTSARMNQLLRMIVVYGTGRSADADGYRVGGKTGSAEKPGRGGYRKTSLVSTFAAAFPMDRPRYVVIAMLDEPKGTAASSYQRTASWNAAPIVGRVVPRIGPLLGVMPDTSRDIDLSDLKPLVHGGVE is encoded by the coding sequence GTGACGGCTTTCGTGCATTCCGGCAGCTTCGCCTCTCCCCGCGTGCGGCTGGTCGACGATCGCCGCCGCTTCCTGCTGACCGCCCAGATGCGCGCGCTGCTGGTGGGCGGCGTGTTCGTGCTGCTGGCGCTGGCCGCGCTGCTGCGGCTGGCGTGGCTGGGCGTGGTGCAACCGGCCCCTGCCACCTATTCGCTGCAATCGCAGCTGCTGCCCCCGCGCGGCGAGATCACCGATCGCAACGGCGTGCCGCTGGCGCGCGCATTCCCCGCCTATGCGCTGTGGTTCAACCCCGACGCACTGGAGGGCGATGGCACGCCGCTGGTCAAAGATCCGGCGCAGGTCGCGGCTGAATTGCAGGCCATTTTCCCGGACATGAATTTGGAGGCGACGACCCGCCAGCTGGCATCGGGCAAGCGCGGATACCTGCGCCGCCGCGTTCTGCCGGAGGATGCCAACAAGGTGTACACCATTGGCGAGCTGGCGCTGGAACTGCCACAGGAAACCGACCGCCACTATCCGCAAGGTCCGCTGGCCGCCCACGTGCTGGGCTATGTCGGGTCGGACGGGCAGGGCCATGTCGGCATGGAATCCTATTTCCAGGACCAGCTGTCCAACCCGGCGGTCCACGGCGCAAGCATGCCGCTTTCCATCGACACCCGCGTGCAGGGCGCGCTGGAAGACGAACTTCACCGCGGCATGCTGGCCGTGGATGCCGTGGGCGCGGCGGGCATCGTGCTGGATGTCGACACCGGAGAGGTGCTGGCGCTGGCATCGCTGCCCAGCTTCGATCCCAACCGCATCGACGCCGCCGGCCAGGCCAACATGTTCAATCGCGTGACCAACCAGGTTTACGAGCTTGGCTCCACCTTCAAGCCGCTTTCGGTTGCCGCAGCCATCGATGCGGGCAAGGTCACCAATCTGGGCAAGCGTTACCAGGCCAACCGCCCGCTGAAGATCGGCGGCCACCAGATCAATGACAGCCACGTGATTGGCGCCAGCCTGAACGTGCCGGAATCGCTGATTCATTCCAGCAACATCGTCACCGCGCAGATCGCCGATGCGATGGGGCCGGACGTGCTGAAGCGTTACATGGAGGAGCTGGGCTTTGCCGAGCGGCCCTATATCGAGCTGCCCGCACGCGGTTTCCCGCTGTGGCGCGATGGCAAATGGCCGCGCATCACCGGCATGACGGTCAGCTATGGCCACGGTATCGCCGTGACCCCGCTGCACCTCGCCTCCGCTTACGCCGCGATGGTGAATGGCGGCATCTGGCGCCCTGCGACCATGGTGAAGGTGGAACCCGGCACGGCCCCGCGCGGTCGCCGCGTGTTCAAGGCCAGCACCAGCGCGCGCATGAACCAGCTGCTGCGCATGATCGTGGTCTACGGCACGGGCCGCAGCGCCGATGCCGATGGCTACCGCGTGGGCGGCAAGACCGGCTCTGCCGAGAAGCCGGGCCGCGGGGGTTATCGCAAGACCAGCCTCGTCTCCACATTCGCCGCCGCTTTTCCGATGGACCGCCCGCGCTACGTCGTCATCGCCATGCTGGACGAGCCCAAGGGCACGGCGGCCAGTTCCTACCAGCGCACCGCGTCCTGGAATGCCGCGCCAATCGTGGGCCGCGTGGTCCCGCGCATCGGCCCGCTGCTGGGCGTGATGCCCGATACCTCCCGCGAT
- the rsmH gene encoding 16S rRNA (cytosine(1402)-N(4))-methyltransferase RsmH: protein MSAPAPHIPVLLDEVIEALAPQPGNVMIDATFGAGGYTRALLEAGAVVHAFDRDPDAIAAGSKWDETRENPPRLVLHHRAFSDMLDAMAEAGVAQVDGITMDIGVSSMQLDQAERGFAFSADGPLDMRMAQDGESAADFLNTADEASIADVLYHFGEERQSRRVARAIVAARPLETTGELARVVRRALGHKPHDKKDPATRTFQAVRIHVNGELDELEAGLKASESLLKSGGRLAVVSFHSLEDRIVKRFLKDAAGKARSTSRHLPVADSGPQPVFAELSKAIRPSEAEIARNPRSRSSTLRAATRTDAPARAAA, encoded by the coding sequence GTGAGCGCGCCTGCACCCCACATCCCCGTCCTGCTGGACGAAGTGATCGAGGCGCTTGCCCCGCAGCCTGGCAACGTGATGATCGACGCCACGTTCGGCGCAGGCGGTTATACCCGCGCGCTGCTGGAAGCGGGCGCGGTTGTCCACGCATTCGACCGCGATCCCGACGCCATCGCAGCGGGCAGCAAGTGGGATGAAACGCGCGAAAATCCCCCGCGCCTCGTCCTGCATCACCGCGCCTTTTCCGACATGCTGGACGCCATGGCAGAGGCCGGCGTGGCGCAGGTGGACGGCATCACCATGGACATCGGCGTCTCCTCCATGCAGCTGGACCAGGCGGAGCGCGGCTTCGCCTTTTCCGCCGATGGCCCGCTGGACATGCGCATGGCGCAGGATGGCGAAAGCGCCGCCGATTTCCTGAACACCGCCGACGAGGCGAGCATTGCCGATGTGCTCTATCACTTTGGGGAGGAGCGCCAGAGCCGCCGCGTCGCCCGCGCCATCGTGGCTGCGCGCCCGCTGGAGACCACCGGCGAGCTTGCCCGCGTGGTGCGCCGCGCCCTGGGTCACAAGCCGCATGACAAGAAAGACCCTGCGACCCGCACCTTCCAGGCCGTCCGCATCCATGTGAATGGAGAGCTGGACGAGTTGGAAGCCGGCCTGAAGGCCTCCGAATCCCTGCTCAAGAGCGGCGGGCGGCTGGCCGTGGTCAGCTTCCATTCGCTGGAAGACCGGATCGTGAAGCGCTTCCTGAAAGACGCCGCCGGAAAGGCGCGCAGCACCTCGCGCCACCTGCCCGTGGCCGATAGCGGGCCGCAGCCGGTTTTCGCAGAGCTCAGTAAGGCGATCCGCCCCTCCGAGGCGGAGATTGCGCGCAACCCGCGCTCGCGCTCTTCCACCCTGCGCGCCGCGACGCGCACGGATGCACCGGCGAGGGCAGCGGCATGA
- a CDS encoding division/cell wall cluster transcriptional repressor MraZ, which translates to MAKKPSYGEFGFALRGEKNRFALPPDFRKAIHDLSGERVLCLAKHESWPCLVGFDLSYTETFEDTLDREEERAMKFGRDFDRGVRAMQLYGYSKVPFDASGRFILPDYLLELGNLRDAVYLQGLGDYFTLWDPEALEGMGPQFQSAQAKCREMHQRALAKAGRK; encoded by the coding sequence TTGGCGAAAAAGCCATCTTATGGGGAATTCGGCTTCGCGCTTCGCGGCGAGAAGAACCGATTCGCCCTGCCGCCCGACTTTCGCAAGGCAATCCATGACCTTAGCGGCGAACGTGTGCTGTGCCTGGCCAAGCATGAAAGTTGGCCCTGCCTGGTCGGCTTCGACCTGTCCTATACCGAAACCTTCGAGGATACGCTGGACCGCGAGGAAGAGCGGGCGATGAAATTCGGCCGCGATTTCGACCGCGGCGTGCGCGCCATGCAGCTGTATGGCTATTCCAAGGTCCCCTTCGATGCGAGCGGGCGCTTCATCCTGCCCGACTACCTTCTGGAGCTGGGGAACCTGCGGGACGCGGTCTATTTGCAGGGGCTGGGCGACTATTTCACCCTGTGGGATCCCGAAGCGCTGGAGGGCATGGGCCCGCAATTCCAGTCCGCGCAGGCCAAGTGCCGCGAGATGCACCAGCGCGCGCTGGCCAAGGCAGGCCGGAAGTGA
- a CDS encoding Gldg family protein: MRNRMLAAALLPAAMLLAPAAWAHDPVAQVEEAEAQEPRVTGLFTTLPIMWGETASIAETLAGSAEQHWARGVLEQGGKLRAVDFIAPEYLADVDLLVMAQPRPLAPSENVALDEWVRGGGRLLLVADPMMTSHSRFGLGDRRRPQDVVLLSPILQRWGIEMLYDEGQPEAAQLLGENIPAEDVGTVRDGDADRGHPKQVAIPVMLPGHFRLAGNGVRACQQSHDNSFLRCRLGTGSITLFGDAAFLDLHEPMPGSDSALAWLLGESRK, translated from the coding sequence ATGCGCAATAGGATGCTGGCGGCGGCGCTGCTGCCTGCCGCAATGTTGCTGGCCCCTGCGGCATGGGCGCATGACCCGGTCGCGCAGGTGGAAGAGGCGGAAGCGCAGGAACCGCGCGTCACCGGGCTGTTCACCACCCTGCCGATCATGTGGGGTGAAACCGCCTCCATCGCAGAAACGCTGGCAGGCTCTGCCGAACAGCACTGGGCGCGCGGCGTGCTGGAGCAGGGCGGGAAGCTGCGCGCGGTGGATTTCATCGCGCCGGAATATCTTGCCGATGTGGACCTGCTGGTCATGGCACAGCCGCGCCCGCTCGCCCCGTCGGAGAATGTCGCGCTCGATGAATGGGTGCGCGGCGGGGGCCGCCTGCTGCTGGTGGCGGACCCGATGATGACCAGCCACTCGCGCTTCGGCCTTGGCGACCGGCGCCGCCCGCAGGACGTCGTGCTGCTATCGCCCATCCTCCAGCGTTGGGGGATCGAGATGCTGTATGACGAAGGCCAGCCGGAGGCCGCGCAGCTGCTGGGCGAAAATATCCCGGCAGAGGATGTGGGGACGGTGCGGGACGGGGATGCCGATCGCGGCCATCCGAAGCAGGTTGCCATCCCGGTCATGCTGCCCGGCCACTTCAGGCTGGCGGGCAATGGTGTGCGGGCTTGCCAGCAATCGCATGACAATTCCTTCCTTCGCTGCCGTCTCGGGACAGGCAGCATCACGCTGTTCGGCGATGCCGCCTTCCTGGACCTGCACGAGCCCATGCCCGGTTCCGACAGCGCACTGGCTTGGTTGCTGGGCGAATCCCGGAAATAG
- a CDS encoding cysteine synthase A — protein sequence MTAPPIRRSTLDLIGNTPLVRLEGPSEAAGCAIFGKCEFANPGGSVKDRAALGIIRDAEARGELQLGGTVVEGTAGNTGIGIALVANARGYKTVIVMPDNQSREKMDTLRALGAELVLVSPTKFADPNHFVHTSRRIAEETEGAIWANQFDNTANRKAHLETTAPEIFDQMDGKIDGFTCAAGTGGTIAGVGMGLKGLDENVTIALTDPHGAALFSYYENGELQAEGNSVAEGIGQGRITANLEGAPIDTQFRISDQEGMEWVARLLREEGLCLGLSSGINIAGAVALGRKLGPQARVATILCDTGFRYLSTLYNPEWLREKDLPVFDWLG from the coding sequence ATGACTGCACCGCCAATCCGCCGAAGCACCCTCGACCTTATCGGAAATACGCCGCTCGTGCGCCTGGAAGGGCCGAGCGAGGCGGCGGGCTGTGCCATCTTCGGTAAATGCGAATTCGCCAACCCCGGCGGCAGTGTGAAGGACCGCGCGGCGCTGGGCATCATCCGGGATGCGGAAGCCCGCGGCGAATTGCAGCTGGGCGGCACGGTGGTGGAAGGCACGGCGGGCAATACCGGCATCGGCATCGCGCTGGTGGCCAATGCGCGCGGCTACAAGACCGTGATCGTCATGCCCGACAACCAGAGCCGCGAGAAGATGGACACGCTGCGCGCGCTGGGCGCGGAGCTGGTGCTGGTTTCGCCTACCAAGTTCGCGGACCCCAACCATTTCGTCCACACCAGCCGCCGCATCGCGGAGGAAACAGAGGGCGCAATCTGGGCCAATCAGTTCGACAATACGGCCAATCGCAAGGCGCACCTTGAAACCACCGCGCCGGAAATCTTCGACCAGATGGATGGCAAGATCGACGGCTTCACCTGCGCGGCGGGCACGGGCGGCACGATTGCCGGCGTCGGCATGGGACTGAAGGGGCTGGACGAGAACGTCACCATCGCCCTGACGGACCCGCATGGCGCCGCGCTGTTTTCCTATTACGAGAACGGCGAATTGCAGGCGGAAGGCAATTCCGTGGCCGAGGGGATCGGGCAGGGGCGCATCACGGCAAACCTGGAAGGCGCGCCGATCGACACGCAGTTCCGCATCTCCGACCAGGAAGGGATGGAATGGGTTGCCCGCCTGCTGCGCGAGGAAGGGCTGTGCCTCGGCCTCTCCAGCGGGATCAACATTGCAGGCGCGGTGGCTCTGGGCCGGAAGCTTGGCCCGCAGGCGCGCGTCGCCACGATCCTGTGCGATACGGGCTTCCGCTACCTATCGACGCTCTACAACCCGGAATGGCTGCGCGAGAAGGACCTGCCGGTTTTCGACTGGCTGGGTTAA
- a CDS encoding 2Fe-2S iron-sulfur cluster-binding protein: MPKLIVTTREGETTEVDVESGLTVMEAIRDNGFDELLALCGGCCSCATCHVHVDAQYKDKLPAMSEDEDDLLDSSDHRDDTSRLSCQIPFTDELDGLKVTIAQED, encoded by the coding sequence ATGCCGAAGCTGATCGTCACCACCCGCGAAGGCGAAACGACTGAAGTCGATGTTGAAAGCGGCCTTACCGTCATGGAAGCCATCCGCGACAACGGCTTTGACGAACTGCTGGCGCTGTGCGGCGGCTGCTGTTCCTGCGCCACCTGCCACGTGCATGTGGATGCGCAGTACAAGGACAAGCTGCCCGCCATGAGCGAGGACGAGGACGACCTGCTCGATTCCAGCGATCACCGCGACGACACCAGCCGCCTGTCCTGCCAGATCCCCTTCACGGACGAGCTGGACGGCCTCAAGGTCACCATCGCGCAGGAAGACTGA
- a CDS encoding DNA-3-methyladenine glycosylase family protein, translated as MGMTATRIREGLDAIAAQEPGIARALEVAGYPEPRIRETGYRTLLRTIVGQQVSVAAASSVWNKLEALLGEDMPPEDLLARNFDELRACGLSRQKQGYARSLCELVHAGELELDNLPADDEAAIAELVRIKGIGRWSAEIYLLFAEGRADIWPAGDLAVQAGLAKILELAERPSEKDARLMAQGWSPHRGPVALLTWHVYNNPAL; from the coding sequence ATGGGCATGACGGCGACGCGCATACGCGAAGGGCTGGATGCGATCGCGGCGCAGGAACCGGGCATCGCCCGCGCGCTGGAGGTGGCCGGATACCCGGAGCCGCGCATCCGCGAGACAGGCTATCGCACATTGCTGCGCACCATCGTGGGCCAGCAGGTCAGCGTGGCAGCGGCAAGTAGCGTCTGGAACAAGCTGGAGGCGCTGCTGGGCGAGGACATGCCGCCCGAAGACCTGCTGGCGCGCAATTTCGACGAGCTGCGCGCCTGCGGCCTCTCGCGCCAGAAGCAGGGCTATGCCCGGTCGCTTTGCGAGCTGGTCCATGCGGGCGAACTGGAACTGGATAACCTGCCAGCGGATGACGAGGCTGCGATTGCAGAGCTGGTGCGCATCAAGGGCATCGGCCGCTGGTCTGCGGAGATATACCTGCTGTTCGCGGAAGGCCGCGCCGATATCTGGCCGGCCGGCGACCTTGCCGTGCAGGCAGGCCTGGCAAAGATCCTGGAGCTTGCAGAGCGTCCTTCGGAGAAAGATGCGCGCCTCATGGCACAAGGATGGAGTCCGCACCGCGGGCCCGTCGCCCTGCTGACATGGCACGTCTACAACAACCCGGCGCTATAG
- a CDS encoding S9 family peptidase encodes MKLRSKFLASIGLAAALGACTTMTGDTMTASASDANEPAATATTMSAADMVADYPLISRDDLFGNPTRAGGQLSPDGKFVSWRAPHEGVMNVWVAPANDPAAARRITNSTDRPIRSYFWAPDAKSILYVQDKGGDENFLLYSIDLASGEERTMTPFENTRVQMLGGSDTIKDKVLVGLNNRDPRLHDAYLLDLNTGELTLVMENTGYVGFVADDQLNLRWAMRQNAAGGMDLFKIVDGEVEATPSESTMMEDSLTTRPAGFNISGDTFYWLDSRGRNTAALIAQDVATGEKRVIAESDKADIGGVIADKKTGEPIAYSINYKKSEWTFFDADLKASFDWLDQRLDGEFGIQSRTDDDRTWLVWNDPLTAPATTYLYDRDAGTLTEFYTARPELEGAPLQPMQALEIPSRDGLTLVSYLTLPPGSDKDGDGVPEEAVPMVLLVHGGPWARDGYGYNSYHQWLANRGYAVMSVNFRGSTGFGKDFINAGNLEWSKKMHDDLIDATQWAVDKGVAREDGVAIMGGSYGGYATLVGLAYTPDTFACGVDIVGPSNLETLLETIPPYWEPLVKQFHTRMGDPNTPEGLQLLRDASPLYRAGDITKPLLIGQGANDPRVKQAESDQIVGAMQEAGIPVTYVLFPDEGHGFAKPNNNIAFNAVTENFLATCLGGRSEAVGDTVENSTAEIVTGEEYVMGLSNGG; translated from the coding sequence ATGAAATTACGTAGCAAGTTTCTCGCATCCATCGGCCTTGCAGCCGCTCTGGGCGCTTGCACCACAATGACTGGAGACACGATGACCGCCAGCGCATCCGATGCGAACGAACCGGCCGCCACAGCCACGACGATGAGCGCAGCGGACATGGTCGCCGATTACCCGCTGATCAGCCGCGACGACCTGTTCGGCAACCCGACGCGGGCCGGCGGGCAGCTGAGCCCGGACGGCAAGTTTGTCAGCTGGCGCGCACCGCACGAAGGCGTGATGAATGTCTGGGTGGCACCAGCGAATGATCCGGCCGCTGCACGCCGCATCACCAATTCCACCGACCGCCCGATCCGCAGCTACTTCTGGGCTCCCGACGCCAAAAGCATCCTGTATGTCCAGGACAAGGGCGGCGACGAGAACTTCCTGCTTTACAGCATCGACCTTGCCAGCGGTGAAGAGCGCACGATGACGCCGTTCGAGAACACCCGCGTCCAGATGCTGGGTGGTTCCGATACAATCAAGGACAAGGTGCTGGTTGGCCTGAACAACCGCGACCCGCGCCTGCATGATGCTTACCTGCTGGACCTCAACACGGGCGAACTGACGCTGGTGATGGAAAACACCGGCTATGTCGGCTTCGTGGCGGATGACCAGCTGAACCTGCGCTGGGCCATGCGCCAGAACGCAGCTGGCGGCATGGACCTGTTCAAGATCGTGGACGGCGAGGTCGAGGCGACCCCGTCCGAAAGCACGATGATGGAAGATTCGCTGACGACCCGCCCGGCGGGCTTCAACATCAGCGGCGACACCTTCTACTGGCTGGACAGCCGCGGTCGCAACACAGCCGCCCTGATCGCGCAGGACGTGGCAACGGGCGAGAAGCGCGTCATTGCCGAAAGCGACAAGGCCGATATCGGCGGCGTCATCGCCGACAAGAAGACCGGCGAGCCAATCGCCTATTCGATCAATTACAAGAAGTCCGAATGGACCTTCTTCGATGCCGACCTGAAGGCGAGCTTCGACTGGCTGGACCAGCGGCTGGACGGTGAATTCGGCATCCAGAGCCGGACCGATGACGATCGCACCTGGCTGGTCTGGAACGACCCGCTGACCGCGCCTGCCACCACCTATCTTTATGACCGCGACGCAGGCACTCTGACCGAGTTCTACACCGCACGTCCGGAACTGGAAGGCGCGCCCCTGCAGCCGATGCAGGCGCTCGAAATTCCCAGCCGCGACGGGTTGACGCTGGTCAGCTACCTGACCCTGCCGCCCGGCTCGGACAAGGATGGCGACGGTGTCCCGGAAGAGGCCGTGCCGATGGTGCTGCTGGTCCATGGCGGTCCGTGGGCACGCGATGGCTACGGCTACAACAGCTACCATCAGTGGCTGGCTAACCGCGGCTATGCCGTGATGAGCGTCAACTTCCGCGGCTCAACCGGCTTCGGCAAGGACTTCATCAACGCCGGCAATCTGGAATGGTCCAAGAAGATGCATGACGACCTGATCGACGCCACGCAGTGGGCGGTCGACAAGGGCGTTGCGCGCGAAGACGGCGTTGCCATCATGGGCGGGTCCTATGGCGGCTATGCCACGCTGGTGGGCCTGGCCTACACGCCCGACACCTTCGCATGCGGCGTGGACATCGTCGGCCCGTCCAACCTGGAAACGCTGCTGGAAACCATCCCGCCCTATTGGGAGCCGCTGGTGAAGCAGTTCCACACCCGCATGGGCGATCCCAACACGCCGGAAGGCCTGCAGCTGCTGCGCGATGCCAGCCCGCTTTACCGCGCCGGCGACATCACGAAGCCGCTGCTGATCGGCCAGGGCGCCAACGACCCGCGCGTGAAGCAGGCGGAAAGCGACCAGATCGTGGGCGCGATGCAGGAAGCGGGCATCCCCGTCACCTACGTCCTGTTCCCCGATGAAGGGCACGGTTTCGCCAAGCCCAACAACAACATCGCCTTCAACGCGGTGACCGAGAATTTCCTCGCCACCTGCCTTGGCGGGCGTTCGGAAGCGGTCGGCGACACGGTGGAGAACTCGACCGCCGAAATCGTGACCGGCGAAGAATATGTGATGGGCCTGTCGAACGGCGGCTGA
- a CDS encoding SDR family oxidoreductase produces the protein MKSIFITGGGSGIGRAIAQRFAREGWFIGLGDISADGMAETAALLPDGRSSSHALDVTQPEQWTQALADFAGAAGGTINVLANNAGVAQGGKLAALTDAEIDRTLAINLSGVLYGARAAYPYLKAAAPDACLVNTCSAAGLYGQPGMSVYCASKFGVRAVTESLDAEWAPDGIAVRDVMPSFIDTPLLHGGSHVGDNVPMRQRVQEAGLEFTPVEDVAETFWRAVNGSTMHRPVGKTAKLLALASRWSPGYIRFRAHRLEKAGTRPMG, from the coding sequence ATGAAAAGCATCTTCATCACCGGCGGCGGCAGCGGCATCGGCCGCGCGATCGCCCAGCGTTTCGCCCGCGAGGGCTGGTTCATCGGGCTCGGCGACATCAGCGCGGATGGCATGGCGGAAACCGCCGCCCTGCTGCCCGATGGGCGCAGCTCCAGCCACGCGCTCGATGTGACGCAGCCAGAACAGTGGACGCAGGCGCTCGCCGATTTCGCGGGCGCGGCGGGCGGGACGATCAACGTCCTCGCCAACAATGCCGGCGTGGCGCAGGGCGGCAAGCTGGCCGCGCTGACCGATGCGGAGATCGACCGCACGCTGGCTATCAACCTGTCGGGCGTGCTGTACGGTGCGCGCGCCGCATATCCCTACCTCAAGGCCGCCGCGCCCGATGCCTGCCTGGTCAACACCTGCAGCGCCGCGGGGCTTTACGGCCAGCCGGGCATGAGCGTCTATTGCGCCAGCAAGTTCGGCGTGCGTGCCGTGACGGAAAGCCTGGACGCGGAATGGGCGCCGGACGGGATTGCCGTGCGCGATGTCATGCCCAGCTTCATCGACACGCCCCTGCTGCATGGTGGCTCGCATGTCGGCGACAATGTCCCCATGCGCCAGCGCGTGCAGGAGGCGGGCCTGGAATTCACGCCGGTGGAGGATGTGGCCGAGACATTCTGGCGCGCCGTCAACGGCAGCACGATGCACCGCCCCGTGGGCAAGACCGCGAAACTTCTGGCCCTCGCCAGCCGCTGGTCGCCCGGCTATATCCGCTTCCGCGCGCACAGGCTGGAAAAAGCCGGCACGCGCCCGATGGGATAG
- a CDS encoding SDR family oxidoreductase yields the protein MTQRKAIFITGGGSGIGRAIAQKFAGEGWFCGLADLNQQGMEETAALLPDGASSIHKFDVRDFEAWERELAAFAEKSGGRIDALANNAGIPSGGPLHEVSIEELDALLDVNIRGVFYGAKAAFPYLLESAPGSCLLNTASAAALYGMANQSVYGATKAAVRSMTESLDAEWSPQGVRVRSMMPSFIDTPLLKNPPNRSRNTPIRDAVIEAGLEFTPVEVVADNAWNAVHSEKGLHYIVGKTAERLKFTAKWLPGKLRQRARLLANAHNRSEGREAG from the coding sequence ATGACTCAGCGCAAAGCAATCTTCATCACCGGCGGCGGCAGCGGCATCGGCCGCGCCATCGCGCAAAAATTTGCCGGTGAGGGTTGGTTTTGCGGCCTCGCCGATTTGAACCAGCAGGGGATGGAGGAAACCGCCGCCCTGCTACCCGACGGCGCGAGCTCCATCCACAAGTTCGACGTGCGCGATTTCGAGGCGTGGGAGCGCGAGCTGGCGGCCTTTGCCGAGAAGTCCGGCGGGCGGATCGATGCGCTGGCCAACAATGCCGGCATCCCCAGCGGCGGCCCGCTGCACGAGGTTTCGATCGAGGAGTTGGACGCGCTGCTGGACGTAAATATCCGCGGCGTGTTCTACGGCGCGAAGGCGGCTTTCCCTTACCTGCTGGAAAGCGCACCGGGCTCCTGCCTGCTCAACACCGCCAGCGCCGCGGCGCTATACGGCATGGCCAACCAGAGCGTATACGGCGCGACCAAGGCGGCGGTCCGATCCATGACCGAAAGCCTCGATGCCGAATGGAGCCCGCAGGGCGTGCGCGTGCGCAGCATGATGCCTAGCTTCATCGACACGCCGCTGCTGAAGAACCCGCCCAACCGCAGCCGCAACACGCCCATCCGCGATGCGGTGATCGAGGCCGGGCTGGAATTCACGCCGGTCGAAGTGGTGGCGGACAATGCCTGGAACGCGGTGCATTCGGAAAAGGGCCTGCATTATATTGTCGGCAAGACGGCAGAGCGGCTGAAGTTCACCGCCAAATGGCTGCCCGGCAAGCTGCGCCAGCGTGCGCGCCTGCTGGCCAATGCCCATAACCGCAGCGAGGGGCGCGAGGCGGGTTGA
- a CDS encoding 4a-hydroxytetrahydrobiopterin dehydratase, translated as MAIAELTDAERDEALGELTDWTLRDDGKAIHRSFKFKDFNEAFGFMTRVAITADKQDHHPEWSNVYNRVEITLTTHDCDGLSERDVKLARFIDGIV; from the coding sequence ATGGCGATTGCCGAACTGACCGATGCCGAGCGCGACGAGGCGCTGGGCGAGCTGACCGACTGGACCCTGCGCGATGATGGCAAGGCCATCCACCGCAGCTTCAAGTTCAAGGATTTCAACGAGGCCTTCGGCTTCATGACCCGCGTCGCCATCACGGCGGACAAGCAGGACCACCACCCGGAATGGTCCAACGTCTACAACCGCGTCGAAATCACCCTGACCACGCATGATTGCGACGGGCTGAGCGAGCGGGACGTGAAGCTGGCACGGTTTATCGACGGGATTGTTTGA
- the ccmA gene encoding heme ABC exporter ATP-binding protein CcmA: MEGCRLQAHEIACLRGERLLFRGLTLGLKPGEALQVTGANGTGKSSLIRILAGLMRPTSGQVIRRCDIALLDERPALDPDRPLGEALAFWQRMDGGEMPLERLGLDGLLDVPVRYLSTGQTKRAALARMIGQGAPVWLLDEPLNGLDADAVTLAEKLVAEHCASGGIAVVASHQAFALRGMRYLAVEDYVS; encoded by the coding sequence ATGGAAGGGTGCCGACTTCAAGCGCATGAGATTGCCTGCCTGCGCGGGGAGCGGCTGCTGTTCCGCGGGCTCACGCTCGGCCTGAAACCGGGCGAGGCCCTGCAGGTGACGGGCGCCAATGGCACGGGCAAGTCCAGCCTGATCCGCATCCTGGCCGGCCTGATGCGGCCCACATCCGGTCAGGTCATCCGCCGCTGCGATATCGCCCTGCTGGACGAGCGGCCCGCGCTGGACCCCGACCGACCGCTGGGCGAGGCGCTCGCCTTCTGGCAGCGGATGGACGGCGGGGAGATGCCGCTGGAAAGGCTAGGGCTGGACGGATTGCTGGACGTGCCCGTGCGCTACCTCTCCACCGGGCAGACCAAGCGCGCGGCGCTGGCCCGCATGATCGGACAGGGCGCGCCGGTGTGGCTGCTGGACGAGCCGCTCAACGGCCTCGATGCCGACGCGGTGACGCTGGCGGAAAAGCTGGTGGCCGAGCATTGCGCGAGCGGCGGCATCGCAGTGGTAGCCAGCCACCAGGCCTTTGCACTGCGCGGCATGCGCTACCTCGCGGTCGAGGATTACGTCTCATGA